The following coding sequences lie in one Rickettsiella endosymbiont of Rhagonycha lignosa genomic window:
- a CDS encoding acetyl-CoA C-acetyltransferase, whose translation MQARDRSDFARSVYIVDGMRTPWLKVRGGPGNFSASDLAVQAGRYLLARQAFTPVQLDEVVTGCVMPSPDEANISRVIALRLGCGKAVPAYTVQRNCASGMQALDSATLDIACGRYNLVLAGGTEAMSQAPLLLSKEMTVWFAEWSLAKNFFARLKLLTQFKLKYLKPIIALLHGLTDPIVGLGMGQTAEIIAHRFGITREEMDEFSLQSHQRLAMAQDAGIFKEEINPIYDKQNIYYSFDNGLRRDTSLEKLTTLHPFFDKSFGLVTAGNSSQITDGAAFLILASEEAVQKYQLPILTRIVDVAWAGVDPCEMGLGPVHAVAALLKKQALTFENIDFWEINEAFAGQVLACLAAWQNVDYCKNQLGLTQALGKIDQAKLNIDGGAVAMGHPVGASGARIVLHLAHILKRKQARYGIATLCIGGGQGGALLLENMARTNPGVV comes from the coding sequence ATGCAAGCTAGAGATCGATCAGATTTTGCACGATCAGTTTACATTGTGGATGGAATGCGCACTCCCTGGTTGAAAGTACGTGGAGGCCCAGGAAATTTTTCAGCTTCTGATTTAGCTGTACAAGCAGGACGTTATTTATTAGCACGTCAAGCATTTACTCCCGTTCAGCTGGATGAAGTGGTTACGGGTTGTGTTATGCCAAGTCCTGATGAGGCTAATATCAGTCGTGTCATTGCATTGCGCTTAGGTTGTGGTAAAGCAGTGCCAGCTTATACAGTACAGCGGAATTGTGCTTCAGGTATGCAAGCCTTAGATAGTGCGACTTTAGATATTGCTTGTGGAAGATATAACTTAGTATTAGCAGGTGGAACAGAGGCGATGAGCCAAGCGCCCCTGCTACTGAGCAAAGAAATGACTGTTTGGTTTGCTGAATGGAGTTTAGCTAAGAATTTCTTTGCTCGTTTAAAGCTACTTACACAATTTAAACTGAAATATTTAAAACCAATTATTGCTTTACTACATGGTTTAACGGATCCGATTGTAGGCTTAGGAATGGGTCAAACAGCAGAAATAATTGCCCATCGTTTTGGAATTACACGTGAAGAAATGGATGAGTTTTCTTTGCAAAGCCACCAACGTTTAGCAATGGCACAAGATGCAGGAATTTTTAAGGAAGAAATAAATCCGATTTATGACAAACAAAATATTTATTATTCTTTTGATAATGGGTTGCGTCGTGATACGAGTCTAGAAAAACTAACTACATTGCATCCTTTTTTTGATAAATCTTTTGGTTTGGTAACTGCAGGAAATAGCTCTCAAATTACGGATGGAGCTGCTTTTTTAATTTTAGCAAGCGAAGAAGCAGTACAAAAATATCAATTGCCGATTTTAACGCGCATAGTCGATGTGGCATGGGCAGGCGTTGATCCGTGTGAAATGGGTTTAGGTCCAGTACATGCGGTAGCAGCGCTTTTAAAAAAACAAGCACTCACCTTTGAAAATATCGATTTTTGGGAAATTAATGAAGCGTTTGCAGGTCAGGTTTTAGCTTGTTTGGCAGCTTGGCAAAATGTTGATTATTGTAAAAATCAACTGGGTTTAACTCAAGCTTTAGGAAAAATAGATCAAGCCAAACTCAATATAGATGGGGGAGCGGTTGCTATGGGTCATCCTGTCGGTGCGAGTGGTGCGCGTATAGTTTTGCATCTAGCCCATATTTTAAAAAGGAAACAAGCACGTTATGGTATAGCAACACTCTGCATTGGTGGTGGACAAGGTGGTGCGCTGTTACTCGAAAATATGGCTAGAACTAATCCGGGAGTAGTCTGA
- a CDS encoding acyl-CoA dehydrogenase yields the protein MWVMISLCFFILILIILLCVTPLRKFFLVKSFLSYLCRILPPISETEKIVLEAGDLWWEKDLFRGLPDWKALHSISLSNLTHEEKAFINDQVEMLCSMLDDFNILTVEHDLPATVWEFLKKQKFFGMVIPKKYEGLGFSALAHSSIVLKIATRSVSAAVNALVPNSLGPAELLLHYGTENQKNYYLPRLARGEEIPCFALTSVDAGSDAAALKDHGIVCKGIYQDKEMLGIRLHFNKRYITLAPIATVIGVAFKLMDPDQLLGEKKQIGITLALVPSSLDGIEIGKRHSPMGLAFMNGPIVGKNVFIPISFVIGGEKMLGQGWRMLMECLSIGRGISLPAVSAAQAQLAYRMTGAYSVLREQFHLSIAHFEGVAAALARIAGLTYLIEATRRFTVTAVDASLKPALASSIAKYHMTEFARTIINDAMDIHGGRGIQMGPRNYLAQGYIAIPISITVEGANILTRNLILFGQGAVRCHPYLRDEMQAIEKKDISALDKLLVQHFFYCIKNLLKTFLFAFGLGHFFVETPIRKFGYYYRQISRLSAALALVTDFTLLILGGNLKRKERLSARLGDVLSYLYIASSIIRYIQEFPLSKEDDTYARWGLDYCLYHIQYAFERFFINFPKPFLAKLLKFIVFPLGRSYQLPTDKQDWQLVSIMTKTSKFRDRITQDCYLGKKPKDPTGRMEIAFKEFMRIQPILEKLKKQGLKLNLDERQLKIALTNKILTQEEMEQCLLVKKYQQDAMQVDAF from the coding sequence ATGTGGGTAATGATTAGTTTATGTTTTTTTATCTTGATTTTGATAATATTGTTGTGCGTAACACCATTGCGAAAATTTTTTCTAGTTAAATCTTTTTTATCTTATTTATGCAGAATACTCCCACCTATTAGCGAAACAGAAAAAATCGTTCTAGAAGCAGGTGATTTGTGGTGGGAAAAAGATTTATTTCGCGGCCTGCCGGATTGGAAAGCTTTACATAGTATTTCTTTATCAAACCTAACTCATGAAGAGAAAGCTTTTATCAATGACCAAGTAGAAATGCTTTGTAGCATGCTAGATGATTTTAATATTTTAACAGTAGAGCATGATCTACCAGCTACAGTTTGGGAGTTTTTAAAAAAACAAAAGTTTTTTGGTATGGTTATTCCAAAAAAATATGAAGGATTAGGTTTTTCTGCTTTAGCCCATTCTTCTATAGTATTGAAAATTGCGACACGTTCGGTTAGCGCAGCTGTCAATGCGTTAGTTCCAAATTCTCTCGGACCGGCAGAATTATTACTTCATTATGGAACAGAAAATCAAAAAAATTATTATTTGCCTAGACTTGCTAGAGGAGAAGAAATCCCTTGTTTTGCATTAACGTCTGTGGATGCAGGTAGTGATGCAGCGGCACTTAAAGATCATGGGATAGTGTGTAAAGGAATTTATCAAGATAAAGAAATGCTGGGAATACGACTCCATTTTAATAAACGTTATATTACTTTAGCACCAATCGCTACGGTTATAGGCGTTGCGTTTAAATTAATGGATCCTGATCAGTTGCTGGGAGAAAAAAAACAAATAGGGATTACACTTGCTTTAGTGCCTTCTTCCTTGGATGGCATTGAAATAGGGAAAAGACATTCGCCTATGGGTTTAGCTTTTATGAATGGTCCTATAGTAGGTAAAAACGTTTTTATTCCTATCAGTTTTGTTATTGGTGGCGAGAAAATGTTAGGTCAAGGTTGGCGTATGTTGATGGAATGCTTATCGATAGGTAGAGGTATTTCATTACCGGCGGTCAGTGCTGCACAGGCCCAATTAGCTTATCGCATGACAGGGGCTTATAGCGTATTAAGAGAGCAGTTTCATTTATCAATTGCGCACTTTGAAGGTGTTGCTGCAGCTTTAGCAAGAATCGCAGGATTAACTTATTTAATAGAAGCGACACGTCGGTTTACAGTGACTGCAGTTGATGCTTCGCTAAAACCTGCGTTAGCTTCTTCAATAGCAAAATACCACATGACAGAATTTGCTCGCACTATTATTAATGATGCGATGGACATCCACGGAGGACGTGGTATCCAAATGGGTCCACGTAATTATTTGGCACAAGGCTACATTGCTATACCGATATCAATAACAGTGGAAGGGGCAAATATTTTAACTCGTAATCTTATTTTATTTGGTCAAGGAGCAGTACGTTGTCATCCCTATTTAAGAGATGAAATGCAAGCTATTGAGAAAAAAGATATTTCTGCTTTAGATAAACTATTAGTTCAACATTTTTTTTATTGTATAAAGAATTTATTAAAAACATTTTTATTTGCTTTCGGCTTAGGTCATTTTTTTGTAGAAACGCCCATAAGGAAATTCGGTTATTATTATCGACAAATTTCGCGTTTATCGGCAGCTTTAGCGCTAGTCACTGATTTTACTTTGTTAATTTTGGGCGGAAATTTAAAACGTAAAGAACGATTATCGGCACGCTTAGGTGATGTCTTAAGTTATCTTTATATAGCCTCCAGCATTATTCGTTATATCCAAGAATTTCCATTGTCAAAAGAAGACGATACTTATGCGCGTTGGGGATTAGATTATTGTCTTTATCATATCCAATATGCATTTGAAAGGTTTTTTATTAATTTTCCTAAACCTTTTTTAGCTAAGTTACTAAAATTTATTGTTTTTCCTTTAGGCCGGTCTTATCAATTACCAACTGACAAACAAGATTGGCAATTAGTATCAATAATGACAAAAACTAGTAAATTCCGAGATCGTATAACTCAGGATTGTTATTTAGGGAAAAAACCAAAAGATCCAACTGGGCGTATGGAGATTGCTTTTAAGGAATTTATGAGAATACAACCCATTCTTGAGAAATTAAAAAAACAAGGTTTAAAGCTAAACTTAGATGAACGACAGCTAAAGATAGCGTTAACAAACAAAATTCTTACCCAAGAAGAAATGGAACAATGTCTTTTGGTTAAAAAATATCAGCAAGATGCGATGCAAGTAGATGCTTTTTAA
- a CDS encoding PilX N-terminal domain-containing pilus assembly protein: MSEYKESNQQGFILVTVLFFLFIMSLMTLSILSSSYLELRMSQNMVITAQQFYAAEAGLKLTEHRLTSFSTFISELHEHFNYADFQISSKIIRHITPYCINQSLAYIYDVIVQAKQMTVGVLTLKTTYAVKAKVACQHGELALTKTGRSSWRELSSTS; encoded by the coding sequence GTGAGCGAATATAAAGAAAGTAATCAACAAGGATTTATATTAGTGACGGTATTATTTTTTCTTTTTATTATGTCTTTAATGACATTATCGATATTGAGTAGTTCTTATTTAGAGTTACGTATGAGTCAAAATATGGTCATTACAGCACAGCAATTTTATGCTGCGGAAGCTGGGTTAAAATTAACAGAACATCGACTTACAAGTTTTTCGACATTTATTTCTGAGTTGCATGAGCATTTTAATTATGCTGATTTTCAAATCAGCTCAAAAATTATAAGACATATAACACCGTATTGTATTAATCAAAGCTTAGCTTATATTTATGACGTTATTGTACAAGCAAAACAAATGACAGTAGGAGTGCTTACGCTAAAAACTACTTATGCAGTTAAAGCAAAAGTAGCTTGTCAGCATGGAGAGCTTGCTTTAACAAAAACTGGACGTAGTTCTTGGCGAGAATTAAGCAGTACATCTTGA
- a CDS encoding PilW family protein: protein MKNREQGYSLIELMIAISLSLFLSVGIINIFIYSKNIYQLTQNLNIIPIKARLAFHLLSHDIRMAGFIGCVRLIDVMTLNNHLSANTSLVVWHKGYTTAKLSLPKLAQYQKNSDVILIQFLDPNTFSVNEAKSRHIVLANKMVFRSKDSLLISDCQHAELINWNNIHLTYSYQKGSEIGFFNKIIYYIADTGRMNKIGQPIYALYRRNLNQSFYKPTELIEGIKRMSIKLGMKNNDGTLYYQNANEVKHWANARSVEIRLLLTDNNQLQQEWKQVIGLRERI from the coding sequence ATGAAAAACAGAGAGCAAGGATATAGCTTGATTGAATTAATGATAGCAATAAGTTTGTCTTTATTTCTTAGTGTAGGAATTATAAATATTTTTATTTATAGCAAAAATATTTATCAATTAACTCAGAATTTGAATATTATCCCCATCAAAGCACGCCTTGCTTTTCACTTACTCAGCCATGATATTCGCATGGCAGGTTTTATTGGTTGTGTGCGTTTAATCGACGTTATGACATTAAATAACCATTTATCAGCCAATACTAGCTTGGTAGTTTGGCATAAAGGATATACGACAGCAAAGTTAAGCTTACCTAAGCTTGCTCAGTATCAAAAGAATAGTGATGTAATTTTAATCCAATTTCTTGATCCCAATACTTTTTCAGTAAATGAAGCAAAGTCTAGGCATATTGTTTTGGCAAATAAAATGGTATTTCGGTCTAAAGATAGTTTACTCATCAGTGATTGCCAACATGCGGAGCTTATTAATTGGAACAATATCCATCTGACTTATAGCTATCAAAAAGGTAGTGAAATTGGTTTCTTTAACAAAATTATTTATTACATTGCCGATACAGGACGTATGAATAAAATAGGGCAGCCTATTTATGCTTTATATCGGCGTAATTTAAATCAATCTTTTTACAAGCCTACAGAATTAATTGAAGGGATAAAAAGAATGTCGATAAAATTGGGTATGAAAAATAATGACGGGACTTTGTATTATCAGAATGCTAATGAGGTAAAACATTGGGCAAATGCGCGTAGTGTAGAAATTAGACTATTATTGACAGACAACAATCAATTGCAACAAGAATGGAAGCAAGTAATTGGATTGCGTGAGCGAATATAA
- a CDS encoding type IV pilus modification PilV family protein, with product MKNLVLLSQQGFSLIEVMVAIAILSFSLLGFAQAQLMALHASEHAYLINLADLTNVELAENFRICKSQPGCLQQALILWKKEIEESFPKGMGQISQLNLSNYQSKIQWFSPFSKFQSSLTLLFTA from the coding sequence GTGAAAAATTTAGTGCTATTAAGTCAACAAGGATTTAGCTTAATTGAAGTTATGGTTGCTATAGCAATATTAAGTTTTAGTCTATTGGGTTTTGCTCAAGCTCAATTGATGGCTTTGCATGCCAGTGAACATGCTTACTTAATCAATTTAGCCGATTTAACAAATGTGGAACTTGCTGAGAATTTTAGAATTTGTAAATCTCAGCCGGGTTGTTTGCAACAAGCATTAATCCTATGGAAAAAAGAGATAGAAGAAAGTTTTCCGAAAGGAATGGGGCAGATATCGCAACTTAATTTATCTAATTATCAAAGCAAAATTCAGTGGTTCTCTCCTTTTTCAAAATTTCAATCGTCTCTCACTTTATTATTTACTGCATGA
- a CDS encoding leucyl aminopeptidase — protein sequence MQYSINSIDLIKQKSDCLIVSIFQGKRLSQSAQLLDKHSQGYIYKILDKGDLIEEYGKSIMLYNVPGISASRVLLVYCGEESNLSVGDFRKIISCMACALKAVQVDEITSFLTDISMKACDLDKQVRQSIELIEDCFYCFDELKTDKKNKIFSPKRFIFNLPNSKESAKVTETIKQATAITHGIKLTKDLANLPANLCTPSIVAEQAKKLANDTGLTINILDEAAIKKEGMGGLLAVAQGSKEPVKFVTLEYQGALEQQPVVLVGKGVTFDSGGICLKPAAGMEEMKYDMSGAASVMGILRVIAELKLPIHVVGIMPLTENLPSGTAVKPGDVIKTLSGLNVEVINTDAEGRLILADALTYSERFNPDVVIDMATLTGAIIVALGAVATGMMSNSMELALEIEKAGQQSQDRVWLLPLWDEYQQQIDSNVADISNVGVGGGKSITAACFLSRFTKKLNWAHLDIAGTAWKSGPEKTATGRPVSLIVQFLLNRCENNKK from the coding sequence ATGCAATATTCTATCAATTCTATTGATCTTATTAAACAGAAAAGTGATTGTCTAATCGTCAGTATTTTTCAAGGTAAACGACTTTCTCAATCTGCTCAGCTATTAGATAAACATAGCCAGGGATATATCTACAAAATTTTAGATAAAGGTGACTTAATAGAAGAATATGGTAAAAGCATTATGCTTTATAATGTTCCAGGAATATCTGCATCACGCGTTCTTTTAGTTTATTGTGGAGAAGAATCCAATTTATCAGTAGGTGATTTTCGTAAAATTATTAGTTGTATGGCATGTGCCTTAAAAGCGGTACAAGTTGATGAAATAACAAGTTTTTTAACTGATATTTCAATGAAAGCGTGTGATCTTGATAAACAGGTACGTCAAAGTATCGAGCTTATTGAAGATTGTTTTTATTGTTTTGATGAATTAAAAACAGATAAAAAAAATAAAATATTTTCACCGAAAAGATTTATTTTTAATCTTCCCAATTCTAAAGAATCGGCGAAAGTCACAGAGACAATAAAACAGGCTACAGCCATTACTCATGGAATAAAATTAACTAAAGATCTAGCTAATCTGCCCGCTAATTTATGTACACCCAGCATCGTGGCGGAACAAGCCAAAAAACTAGCGAATGATACCGGCCTTACGATTAACATATTAGATGAAGCTGCAATAAAAAAAGAAGGTATGGGTGGACTATTAGCCGTAGCGCAGGGTTCTAAAGAACCTGTCAAGTTTGTTACTTTAGAATATCAGGGAGCATTAGAACAACAACCTGTTGTGCTAGTCGGAAAGGGGGTAACTTTTGACTCAGGTGGAATTTGTTTAAAACCTGCTGCTGGAATGGAAGAAATGAAATATGATATGTCAGGTGCTGCTAGTGTGATGGGAATTTTAAGAGTTATTGCTGAACTTAAATTGCCTATTCATGTGGTAGGTATAATGCCATTAACTGAAAATTTACCAAGTGGTACCGCAGTTAAGCCTGGTGATGTGATAAAAACACTATCGGGGTTAAATGTAGAGGTCATTAATACTGACGCAGAAGGGCGTTTAATTTTGGCAGATGCCTTAACCTATAGTGAACGTTTTAACCCGGATGTGGTTATTGATATGGCTACTTTGACGGGTGCTATTATTGTTGCATTAGGTGCAGTAGCGACGGGTATGATGAGTAATAGCATGGAACTTGCTTTGGAAATCGAAAAAGCGGGTCAACAAAGTCAAGATAGAGTATGGCTGTTACCTTTATGGGATGAATATCAGCAACAAATCGACAGCAATGTAGCCGATATTTCTAATGTGGGTGTGGGTGGCGGTAAGAGTATTACAGCTGCTTGTTTTTTATCTCGATTTACTAAAAAATTAAATTGGGCACATTTAGATATTGCTGGAACAGCCTGGAAAAGCGGGCCAGAAAAAACGGCGACAGGTCGACCGGTATCTTTAATTGTACAATTTTTATTGAATCGTTGCGAAAATAACAAGAAATAA
- the lptF gene encoding LPS export ABC transporter permease LptF translates to MILFRYLTREVLTSLSLITSLLFLILMSNEFVHYLNQVAGGKFAASILWELIVLESPRFLAILLPFSLFLAILFTYGRLYADYEMTVLNACGFSLGRLTRMSLPFIFLLTVIVASLNLWLNPFLLSYQNKLLNQTGTAVELQTVQPGSFQQTNGGHRIVYVESVSADHKTVKNIFMAQTNPQKLPSEITPWTILSANSGYQMIDPVTKELFFVAVEGKRYQGIPGQTEYYITQFLKYGIRIDLDTSTANKQQDALSSITLWNASQANKPSYFSELQWRLSAPISILLLALLAIPLSRVNPRQGKYLHILPAIVIYIMYLNLLLVGRNWIENGDISYRWGLWWIHGLLFLTIIFAWCYALGWNRVKYNLLHLVKLRP, encoded by the coding sequence ATGATTCTTTTTCGTTATCTAACTCGAGAGGTACTTACTAGTCTTTCTCTCATAACTAGTCTTTTATTCCTGATTCTAATGAGCAATGAATTTGTTCATTATCTTAATCAAGTAGCAGGCGGGAAATTTGCCGCGAGTATTTTATGGGAATTGATAGTTTTAGAATCTCCTCGTTTTTTAGCCATACTTCTCCCTTTTAGCTTATTCCTTGCCATATTGTTCACCTATGGTCGCCTTTATGCCGATTATGAGATGACAGTGCTTAACGCCTGTGGATTCAGTTTAGGTCGATTAACCCGTATGAGTCTACCCTTTATTTTCCTGCTAACTGTTATAGTGGCTAGCTTAAACCTTTGGTTAAACCCTTTTTTATTAAGTTATCAGAATAAACTGCTGAACCAGACTGGAACAGCCGTGGAATTACAAACCGTACAGCCTGGAAGTTTTCAACAAACTAATGGAGGTCATCGTATTGTTTACGTTGAAAGTGTCTCAGCAGATCATAAAACAGTAAAAAACATTTTCATGGCACAAACAAACCCACAAAAATTACCATCCGAGATAACGCCTTGGACTATACTTAGTGCTAATAGTGGTTACCAAATGATTGATCCAGTCACCAAAGAGCTTTTTTTTGTTGCAGTGGAAGGAAAACGTTATCAAGGAATTCCAGGCCAAACAGAATACTATATTACACAGTTTCTAAAATACGGAATCCGTATTGATTTAGATACTAGCACAGCTAATAAACAACAAGATGCTTTGTCAAGTATTACTTTATGGAATGCGAGCCAAGCTAATAAACCTAGTTATTTTTCTGAACTACAATGGCGCCTTTCGGCACCAATTTCAATTTTACTTTTGGCTTTGCTAGCTATACCACTCAGCAGAGTTAATCCAAGACAAGGAAAATATCTGCATATATTACCTGCCATAGTCATTTATATTATGTATCTTAATTTATTACTGGTAGGACGTAATTGGATAGAAAATGGAGATATCTCTTACCGCTGGGGCCTATGGTGGATACATGGCCTACTCTTTCTTACCATAATATTTGCCTGGTGTTATGCTTTAGGATGGAATAGGGTCAAATATAACTTACTCCATTTAGTTAAACTAAGACCATGA
- the lptG gene encoding LPS export ABC transporter permease LptG, with protein MKIIDRYLGRTIISTTLSVLGILLILFSLIKLIAETRDVGNGHYTLASAFYYVLLTLPSQFYSFFPVAILLGSILGLSVLAKHSELMILHSNGVSLYQMAWSLIKATLLVVFLAVLIGEGLAPRAARLAENHKSFLTTNGQTLMTQQGAVWIRDGHNYIYIQSILDPTHLNKVSRYQFDDNNNLLEASFAKEVNYEKNTWNAYDIASSIITLKKTQAKHIAHEIWPLSFSPKLLNISIIKPEEMSLRQLNDYIHYRRKNLLNVSRYSLAFWQRILQPAAIWVMLCLAIPFTFKHLRTLATSLRTIAGVAVGFGFYLLNDFFGPFAIVYQWPPFLAALLPILIFMFIAIILMRWAR; from the coding sequence ATGAAAATCATCGATCGTTACTTAGGCAGAACCATTATCAGCACTACCCTTTCTGTCCTTGGAATATTATTAATTCTGTTTTCCCTAATTAAACTAATTGCAGAAACCCGGGATGTAGGAAATGGTCATTATACTTTAGCAAGTGCTTTTTATTACGTATTGCTGACCCTACCATCCCAATTTTATAGTTTTTTTCCTGTAGCTATCTTGTTAGGTAGCATTCTTGGTTTAAGTGTTTTAGCAAAACACAGTGAACTAATGATATTACATTCTAATGGTGTCTCTCTTTATCAAATGGCATGGAGTTTAATTAAAGCTACTTTGCTGGTTGTTTTTCTAGCTGTTTTGATTGGGGAAGGATTAGCACCGCGCGCTGCTCGTCTAGCAGAAAATCATAAGTCTTTTCTTACCACAAATGGCCAAACGCTAATGACCCAACAAGGAGCTGTTTGGATTCGAGATGGGCATAATTATATTTATATTCAATCAATTTTGGATCCAACTCATTTAAATAAAGTCAGTCGTTACCAATTTGATGATAATAATAATCTATTGGAAGCAAGCTTTGCCAAAGAGGTTAATTATGAAAAAAATACTTGGAATGCCTATGATATTGCAAGCAGTATAATTACCTTAAAAAAAACTCAAGCCAAACATATAGCACATGAAATTTGGCCACTTTCTTTTAGTCCTAAGCTTTTGAATATTTCTATTATTAAGCCAGAAGAAATGTCTTTAAGACAGCTTAATGATTATATTCATTATCGTCGAAAAAACCTTCTAAACGTCAGTCGTTATTCTTTAGCTTTTTGGCAACGTATATTACAACCAGCTGCTATATGGGTTATGCTTTGTTTGGCTATTCCTTTTACTTTTAAACATTTAAGAACGTTAGCTACCAGTCTGAGGACTATTGCAGGAGTTGCAGTAGGGTTTGGTTTTTACCTTTTAAATGATTTTTTTGGTCCATTTGCCATTGTCTATCAATGGCCGCCCTTTTTAGCTGCACTACTTCCTATACTCATTTTTATGTTCATCGCTATTATATTAATGCGTTGGGCACGATAG
- a CDS encoding NAD+ synthase, which produces MPTTFRIAIAQLNFLVGDIKGNTQIILDNIQKAKKDSVDLLIFPELALSGYPPEDLLLREDFKLKIQHALKIIQEKSSDIAILLGHPDYSSKGVFNAASLIENKKIVCTYHKQYLPNYGVFDERRYFNPGNSDGLFKIKGLNIGILICEDLWFSQPSSALKEKGAQILVCINASPFDYTKAQQRLKMITDRIEETNLPLLYVHGVGGQDDLVFDGGSQAFDAKGHLIAEAGFFKETLWLVDLKVNSLIEFISQTLLSKSLINETIYKALVLGVRDYVNKNHFSGVLIGISGGIDSALVLAIAVDALGKDRVQTVFLPSRYTSQLSHDIVRILVNKLGVHNKTISIELSFSAFLTTLNFDSKHPPVGLTTENIQARCRAVLLMALSNQSGNLLLNCTNKSELAVGYGTLYGDMAGGFSVLKDVSKTRVYQLATYRNNGIFPDVLLSRPPSAELSENQKDEDTLPPYAQLDTILELYVEQDKSMDDIVEAGFAKEMVQRIINLVNKNEYKRRQLATGPRVTPRSFGRERRYPITSGFSS; this is translated from the coding sequence ATGCCAACAACATTCCGCATTGCTATAGCACAATTAAATTTTTTAGTTGGTGATATTAAAGGAAATACACAAATAATTTTAGATAATATACAAAAAGCTAAGAAAGATTCAGTTGATCTGTTAATTTTTCCGGAACTTGCTTTAAGCGGTTATCCTCCTGAAGATCTACTTTTACGTGAAGATTTTAAATTAAAAATTCAACATGCTTTAAAAATTATTCAAGAAAAATCGAGTGATATCGCTATTCTATTAGGTCATCCAGACTATAGTTCTAAAGGGGTTTTTAATGCTGCTAGCTTGATAGAAAATAAAAAAATTGTTTGTACCTATCATAAACAATATTTACCCAATTATGGTGTCTTTGATGAACGACGTTATTTTAATCCTGGAAATTCAGATGGTTTATTTAAAATAAAAGGTCTAAATATAGGTATTTTAATTTGTGAAGATCTTTGGTTCAGTCAACCCTCATCTGCACTTAAAGAAAAAGGCGCACAAATATTAGTATGTATCAATGCTTCTCCTTTTGATTATACAAAAGCTCAACAACGATTAAAAATGATAACCGATCGCATAGAAGAAACAAACTTACCCTTACTTTATGTCCATGGTGTGGGTGGACAAGACGATTTAGTATTTGATGGTGGTTCCCAAGCGTTTGATGCTAAAGGTCATCTTATAGCCGAAGCAGGTTTTTTTAAAGAAACCTTATGGTTAGTTGATCTCAAAGTTAATTCATTGATTGAATTTATATCACAAACTCTTCTATCTAAATCTTTGATTAATGAAACCATCTATAAAGCTTTAGTACTTGGGGTGCGTGATTATGTTAATAAAAATCATTTTTCAGGTGTTTTAATTGGTATTTCCGGCGGCATCGATTCTGCATTAGTTTTAGCTATTGCAGTCGATGCCCTTGGAAAAGACCGCGTTCAGACTGTCTTTTTACCTTCTCGTTACACCTCACAACTTAGCCATGATATTGTGCGAATTCTTGTAAACAAATTAGGTGTGCATAATAAAACGATTTCCATTGAGCTTAGCTTTTCAGCATTTTTAACTACACTAAATTTTGATAGTAAACATCCTCCTGTAGGGCTTACAACTGAAAATATTCAAGCACGTTGTCGTGCAGTATTATTGATGGCTTTATCTAATCAATCTGGAAATCTTCTATTAAATTGTACTAATAAAAGTGAGTTAGCTGTGGGTTATGGTACTTTATACGGAGATATGGCTGGTGGGTTTTCGGTACTTAAAGATGTATCTAAGACTCGTGTTTATCAACTAGCGACTTATCGCAATAATGGCATTTTTCCAGATGTGTTATTGTCACGCCCACCCAGTGCTGAACTCTCCGAAAACCAAAAAGATGAAGACACTTTACCTCCCTATGCTCAACTTGATACCATTTTAGAACTGTATGTAGAACAAGATAAAAGTATGGATGATATTGTTGAAGCGGGATTTGCTAAAGAAATGGTGCAAAGAATTATTAATTTAGTTAATAAGAATGAGTATAAACGTCGGCAATTAGCTACTGGCCCTCGCGTAACTCCCCGATCTTTTGGCAGAGAGCGCCGTTATCCAATTACTTCAGGTTTTTCTTCCTAG